The stretch of DNA AGGCATCGGCAGTATCGACGAATCATGCTCATCGGCGGTATCTTCGGGCTGCTCGTTCTCCTGAGGTCCTGGCTCACCGGGTGGTGATGGTCGGAAGCGTCATCGTGCCGATCCGCATCTGAACCGGGTGCCTCTTCAACGCCCTTTCTCCGCCACCCCCTTGAGGTTTCCCAGCCCCTCCTCGAACGCCGGCCCGATCGTCTTGTCCATGTTCATGACGAGGCAGACCGCCTTGCCGATGAAGTTGTTCTCCCCCTCCATCGTCCAGGTGACCTTCGTTCCGCTCCCCTCAGCGGCGAACGTGAAGTGTGAGCGCGCCGTCCCTTCGAACGGCTTCACGAACTTCTGCTCCGAGACGACGAGCGCGTCGGGACGGCTCTCGAGGATCGTCATCGTCCCCTCGCCGATCTCCGAGTTCCCCGCCCACGACATCGAGGCCCCCTGCCCAGCCGACGGCGACGAGATCGTGATCCGCGCCAGAGGATCCAGCTTCTTCCACGGCGACCAGGCGTCCCACGCCGCGAGATCGTTCACCCGCGCGAAGACCGCCGATGCAGGCGCCGCGATCGACGCCGACCGCGACACCGAGTAGTGATCGGGCTGCAGCGCGATGACGACGACCAGCGCCGCGATGAGGACGACGACCCCGACGAGAATCTTCTTCAGCATGGAGAGCCTCCTGTTGAACCCCCGGGACGACGGTCGTTATACTCCGCCCCGTACCGAGCTTTCCACAGGGAAGAGAGAAGGAGAGGGATGACCGCCCCCGCCCGCACCGTCACCATCGCCCCCGGCATCGTCATCGGCCCAGGGCGCCCCCTCGCGCTGATGGCGGGGCCGTGCGTCATCGAGTCGGACGACCTGATGATGCGCGTCGCCGAGAAGATGGTCGCGATGACCGCGAAGCTGAAGCTGCCCTACATCTTCAAGTCGAGCTTCGAGAAGGACAACCGCAGCAACGAGGTCTTCTACCGCGGCCCCGGCCTCGAGAAGGGGCTCGCCCTCCTCGCACGCGTGAAGAAGGAGTTCGGCGTCCCCGTCGTCTCGGACATCCACCGCGAGACCGACCTCAAAGCCGCGGCCGAGGTCCTCGACATCCTCCAGATCCCCGCCTTCCTCTGCCAGCAGACGTCGCTGCTTCTTGCCGCCGGAAAGACGGGGAAGCCCGTGAACGTGAAGAAGGGGCAGTTCATGTCCCCCGACAACATGAAGGGGGCGGTGAGCAAGATCCTCAGCACGGGAAACGATCGCATTCTCCTGTGCGAGCGCGGGACCCTCTTCGGCTACAACAACCTCGTGAACGACTTCACGGCGATCCCCGTCATGCAGGACACCGGCTGCCCCGTCGTCTACGACGCGACGCACTCGGTGAGGCGGTACGGGATCCCGAGCTCGGATCCCGCGGGAGGGAAGCCGCAGTACGTGCCGTACCTGGTGCGCTGCGGCGTCGCCGCCGGGTGCGACGCCCTCTTCATGGAGACGCACCCCGATCCGCCGAAGGCCCTCTGCGACGCCTCGAGCCAGTACCCGCTCGATCGGATGGAGACGCTCCTCGAGCAGGCGTGCCGCATCTCCGAGATCGCGCGGTAGCGGCCGTGCCGCGCC from Acidobacteriota bacterium encodes:
- a CDS encoding SRPBCC family protein, with translation MLKKILVGVVVLIAALVVVIALQPDHYSVSRSASIAAPASAVFARVNDLAAWDAWSPWKKLDPLARITISSPSAGQGASMSWAGNSEIGEGTMTILESRPDALVVSEQKFVKPFEGTARSHFTFAAEGSGTKVTWTMEGENNFIGKAVCLVMNMDKTIGPAFEEGLGNLKGVAEKGR
- the kdsA gene encoding 3-deoxy-8-phosphooctulonate synthase, whose translation is MTAPARTVTIAPGIVIGPGRPLALMAGPCVIESDDLMMRVAEKMVAMTAKLKLPYIFKSSFEKDNRSNEVFYRGPGLEKGLALLARVKKEFGVPVVSDIHRETDLKAAAEVLDILQIPAFLCQQTSLLLAAGKTGKPVNVKKGQFMSPDNMKGAVSKILSTGNDRILLCERGTLFGYNNLVNDFTAIPVMQDTGCPVVYDATHSVRRYGIPSSDPAGGKPQYVPYLVRCGVAAGCDALFMETHPDPPKALCDASSQYPLDRMETLLEQACRISEIAR